The DNA segment caagATTGCtttctatttatttattttatatgaGCAAAGCCTACGACGGATCATTGCCATATCCATGTAAATTTCGTTTAAGTATTACTTTCtatagaaaaaaaattaattcgcgatatgaatttaaaacCATTCTTTTACCTTTACTCTACTTTACCATGGAAGAAGATAAGGACAACgataacaataaaataaGTATCGATCAATATGGAAGGAAAACCTGGAATGTTGATGCGTATGCTAAGGAAGCAAAAAGCAAGTCATCTAAAAAGGCCATCTCATCTACTCCAAACCTTAGCAATTCAACCATAAATGCAGATAAGCCCTTATCATACCTAACCCATAGAGATAAGTTACTTAATGAGCTGTTATCAGCTGTCAATCAGCATACTATTATAAATCCATTGAATACCGCCTCTTAtggaaaaaataaaaaatttggCTTCTTCTGTCTGGTTTGTGACTTGTCTTTTCGGGATAATTTGGCATTAATAGACCATATAAATTCTCCCCTGCATGTTCAAAGGTCACAATCATTGGTAACGAAACATGATGGAGAAGATACAGAAATATTAGATGGAAATGTAAGGCGAGCTACGGTTGACGAGGTTAGACTTACCCTAGAATCTTTGATAACAAAGCTGACACAAGACAAAAACTCCGGTAACAACAAGACAAACATAAAGGAAAGGATAGCCAGGCGACAGGAGTTTGAAAAGAACCAGCAGGCCAAAAGAAAGGAGAAGAGACTCAAGTCAAAACAGAACAAGATAGcacaaaaaaataaaaccGACGAAggtaataatgatatagCATCCATGATGGGCTTTGGAGATTTTGGTTCTACGAAGAAATAACTGATAAATCTGTGATTTGATAGCATGATAtcaattcaacaaattatgGCATTACTATTAGCTGCGAAACCacattaaattcaattcaagCTTAATTGTACGTTATGGAgtgataaaaataaaaagaaagtATCATTATATTACTAGAAGCAAGCTTTCAACTAATCAGCATATATAGCATTCACTAATAAATTGTAGTATATAATAGATTCAGTATGGTAATTTGTTAACCTGTAAActaaattttgaaaatttcgCGCTTTTTGCATGTTACACCGAACcataaattttcatcaactAACCAAtagaaattaattgaaaacaCTTTACATTCAAACCAAGATTTAGCTGGCAATATCAGTGGtattttaaattgaaagataCTATCCCATAATGAGATTAACTTGGAAGTTTCCGTTAAACGGCTTATTTAAACATAAGTTTggtaaattcaattatcCCTTAGAACAAGATATTCGTAATAAATTggattcattatcatcaattacCAAGATTTATACAAACCCAGATGGTACCCCAAGAGTCCCAACTGATCAAGAATTCAAAACTATTTCCGAGTTGCAAAACTTATACTACAAACGTAACCATTCAGAATGGAACTTTATACTTCCAGGTATTCCAAAGGAACAATTAGATTTGTTCAAAGATAACTCTCAGGACTTAAAGAACTTCCAGTTTGTTACTAAAGATTCAGGtaaaatcattgataaaatcCCAtataaagatgaaaatacTGGTGAATTAAAGTGGAGAATTGTCAGAGAAACTGAAAAGGCTGAAGGATGGGAATTTCCATATTTCTATTTGGTTCTCCCAATATTCGCCTACGTTGCCTACTCCAAATACACTGCGCAAATGGCTAGAAGAGCAAATGATGGTCCAGAATGGGCCGAAAAGGAATTAAGATTGAGAGCTATGGAAGATTACTTCCGTGGTGATACCGAAAAGGCTAAGGAATTCTTGAGTAACGAAGGAAAGTCTACAAGAGAAATCAGAGATAGAGATGATTTGGTTGTTGCCAGAATCTTAGGTGGAGATTACGATAAGTTAGCtcaattaaagaagaaattaccAAAGGACTTACTTCCAAAAGATGAACCACACCCAAACCTTAAAATTTAAACGTCTTTAAATTCTTAGGTCTTTAAATCATTCCCATATAATTAGGGATTAAATTTCTTGCCATTACAAATTTGG comes from the Debaryomyces hansenii CBS767 chromosome B complete sequence genome and includes:
- a CDS encoding DEHA2B07480p (weakly similar to uniprot|Q12368 Saccharomyces cerevisiae YDL098C SNU23 23 kD U4/U6.U5 snRNP associated protein) encodes the protein MSKAYDGSLPYPCKFRLSITFYRKKINSRYEFKTILLPLLYFTMEEDKDNDNNKISIDQYGRKTWNVDAYAKEAKSKSSKKAISSTPNLSNSTINADKPLSYLTHRDKLLNESLSAVNQHTIINPLNTASYGKNKKFGFFCSVCDLSFRDNLALIDHINSPSHVQRSQSLVTKHDGEDTEILDGNVRRATVDEVRLTLESLITKSTQDKNSGNNKTNIKERIARRQEFEKNQQAKRKEKRLKSKQNKIAQKNKTDEGNNDIASMMGFGDFGSTKK
- a CDS encoding DEHA2B07502p (highly similar to CA3977|IPF20153 Candida albicans IPF20153) is translated as MRLTWKFPLNGLFKHKFGKFNYPLEQDIRNKLDSLSSITKIYTNPDGTPRVPTDQEFKTISELQNLYYKRNHSEWNFILPGIPKEQLDLFKDNSQDLKNFQFVTKDSGKIIDKIPYKDENTGELKWRIVRETEKAEGWEFPYFYLVLPIFAYVAYSKYTAQMARRANDGPEWAEKELRLRAMEDYFRGDTEKAKEFLSNEGKSTREIRDRDDLVVARILGGDYDKLAQLKKKLPKDLLPKDEPHPNLKI